The following proteins are co-located in the Paenibacillus sp. FSL H8-0079 genome:
- a CDS encoding phage baseplate protein, with protein MEYYIQLSFNNRSEYMFFPVTPESIEFSDSGDGSTFNVSALGEINVIKSPKLREVSFSGIFPADYSPYHLNYDARHPAIQKQFYRDPYEYVKKIIRWMQTGRPVRLFFSSARYTINMAVSIESFDWKETAGTVGDIQYDIKLKQFIFYSAKKVVPLKESKDTAASKTKTKASRPNEKIQPKTVTLKAGDSLWSVAKAHLGDGSRWKELQKLNSIKDAQLKKLPIGLVIKLP; from the coding sequence GTGGAATATTATATTCAACTAAGCTTCAATAACCGCTCCGAATACATGTTTTTCCCGGTGACACCAGAGAGCATTGAGTTTTCGGATTCGGGAGACGGCAGTACGTTTAACGTTAGCGCTTTGGGTGAAATTAACGTGATCAAGTCGCCGAAGCTGCGCGAAGTCAGTTTCAGCGGAATTTTTCCGGCAGACTACAGCCCGTATCATCTGAACTACGATGCAAGACATCCGGCAATTCAGAAGCAGTTTTACCGTGATCCCTATGAATATGTGAAAAAGATCATCCGTTGGATGCAGACGGGCAGACCCGTCAGACTGTTCTTTTCCAGTGCAAGGTACACCATTAATATGGCGGTTTCCATTGAGAGCTTCGACTGGAAGGAGACAGCGGGTACGGTGGGGGATATCCAGTATGATATCAAGCTGAAGCAGTTCATTTTCTATTCCGCCAAAAAAGTAGTGCCACTCAAGGAAAGCAAGGATACGGCTGCTTCGAAAACAAAAACCAAAGCCTCCCGGCCCAATGAAAAAATCCAACCCAAGACTGTCACACTCAAAGCCGGAGACTCCTTGTGGTCTGTAGCTAAAGCCCATCTGGGAGATGGCTCTCGCTGGAAAGAGCTGCAAAAGCTGAATAGCATCAAAGATGCACAACTGAAGAAGCTGCCGATTGGACTTGTGATCAAGCTTCCGTGA
- a CDS encoding DUF2577 family protein, protein MMLDVIKKAAVAAVDAKSPVQVMYGSVTNTQPLEITVEQRLALAEPFLVLPESVVNKAWTVGDHVLLLRVQGGDSFVVLDRLVNP, encoded by the coding sequence ATGATGCTGGACGTGATTAAAAAGGCGGCGGTGGCCGCTGTAGATGCCAAGTCTCCCGTTCAGGTAATGTACGGAAGTGTGACAAACACCCAGCCTCTGGAGATCACCGTTGAACAACGGCTGGCATTGGCTGAGCCTTTTCTTGTACTGCCGGAATCCGTAGTGAACAAAGCTTGGACCGTGGGTGACCATGTCTTGTTGTTACGTGTTCAAGGTGGAGACAGCTTTGTTGTGCTGGATCGGCTGGTGAATCCATGA
- a CDS encoding DUF2634 domain-containing protein produces MIPQGAQISAEDQEEAAVLPSLTYVFQASGQRIGRLQLDGKDAVKQAVYKALSTRRYEHLIYSSDYGMEWSWEGMAGRSMVESELERWIREALLPDDRISDVTEFDFVHEADGVRVSFTVETDFGSFREETEVNMNV; encoded by the coding sequence ATGATTCCACAGGGGGCGCAGATTAGCGCAGAAGATCAGGAAGAAGCTGCTGTGCTTCCAAGTCTGACGTATGTGTTTCAAGCTTCAGGACAGCGAATTGGAAGACTGCAACTGGATGGAAAAGATGCGGTAAAACAGGCGGTGTACAAAGCGTTGTCTACACGCCGCTACGAGCATCTAATCTATTCTTCGGATTACGGCATGGAATGGTCTTGGGAAGGAATGGCCGGGAGATCCATGGTTGAATCGGAACTGGAACGCTGGATTCGTGAAGCATTGCTTCCGGATGATCGTATATCGGATGTAACGGAGTTCGATTTTGTCCACGAGGCTGACGGGGTACGGGTTTCTTTTACTGTGGAAACGGATTTTGGCAGCTTTAGGGAAGAGACGGAGGTGAACATGAATGTATGA